One Saccharopolyspora erythraea NRRL 2338 genomic region harbors:
- a CDS encoding IS5 family transposase, which yields MCHRGGARGTHRCRPCPGPTTSPGRPRRRPTALVSVVSTKDRRAPATSVPVFDPRGWGGRGPLLVIVTPHQDRHSKGPIRLYTTTAQDSSTARPRRYPTDTTDAEWALIEPLLPTPACETSSGGHPEQHPRRDVVDAIRYVIDNGCKWRGLPADFPPWQTVSGFYNRCSRDNVVLALRDSPREQIRTRAGRHHQPSAGIIDSQSVRAAETAGRDTRGYDAGKKVNGRKRHITTDTLGLLLGVCVTGAHVTDRRGAELLLRYLRTTQQRLSLLRADAGYAGRLITWADTALGITLHIVRKITGQIGSQALPRRWVVERTLSWITQARRTVRDYERLPAHSETVINWAAITLMTRQLTHQPRSKTATQLPDRRATARSRARAGSSGLLRAAGWRTPPRSSGRVRTSSVTVTPSLKWLRRIIRSDAWLPASTSVMIRAAPAANSAWQHASTNRLATPLPCADGASAIHSR from the coding sequence ATGTGTCATCGGGGAGGTGCGCGTGGAACTCACCGTTGCCGCCCATGTCCAGGGCCCACCACGTCGCCCGGCAGACCCCGTCGCCGCCCCACCGCACTCGTCAGCGTCGTGTCCACGAAGGACCGACGCGCCCCCGCAACCTCAGTGCCTGTTTTTGATCCCCGGGGGTGGGGTGGAAGAGGGCCTTTGCTAGTGATCGTGACACCACATCAAGATCGACACAGCAAAGGCCCGATCCGTTTGTACACCACAACAGCCCAGGACAGCTCTACCGCCCGCCCACGCCGCTACCCGACCGACACCACCGACGCCGAGTGGGCATTGATCGAACCGCTGCTGCCCACTCCGGCGTGTGAGACCTCCAGCGGCGGTCACCCGGAACAGCACCCGCGTCGCGACGTGGTCGATGCCATCCGCTACGTCATCGACAACGGCTGCAAATGGCGCGGACTGCCCGCGGACTTCCCTCCGTGGCAGACCGTCTCCGGCTTCTACAACCGCTGCAGCCGCGACAACGTCGTCCTCGCCCTGCGTGACAGCCCGCGCGAGCAGATCCGCACCCGCGCCGGACGCCACCACCAGCCCAGCGCGGGCATCATCGACTCCCAATCCGTGCGCGCCGCCGAAACCGCAGGCCGCGACACCCGCGGCTACGACGCGGGCAAGAAAGTCAACGGACGCAAACGACACATCACCACCGACACACTGGGCCTGCTGCTGGGCGTGTGCGTCACCGGAGCCCACGTCACCGACCGACGCGGCGCCGAACTCCTCCTGCGCTACCTCCGCACAACCCAGCAGCGGCTCAGCCTGCTGCGGGCCGACGCGGGCTACGCGGGCCGCCTGATCACCTGGGCGGACACCGCCCTGGGCATCACCCTGCACATCGTCCGCAAAATCACCGGACAGATCGGTTCCCAGGCACTACCCCGACGCTGGGTCGTCGAACGCACCCTGTCCTGGATCACCCAAGCCCGCCGCACCGTCCGCGACTACGAACGCCTGCCCGCCCACTCCGAAACCGTCATCAACTGGGCCGCCATCACCCTCATGACCCGCCAACTCACCCACCAACCAAGATCAAAAACAGCCACTCAGCTACCGGACCGGCGCGCCACCGCGCGCAGCCGCGCCCGCGCCGGATCCTCCGGCCTGCTGCGCGCGGCGGGGTGGCGCACACCGCCGCGCTCGTCCGGTCGCGTCCGCACCAGCAGCGTCACCGTCACCCCTTCGCTGAAGTGGTTGCGGCGCATCATCCGCTCCGACGCCTGGTTGCCCGCCTCGACATCGGTGATGATCCGCGCCGCCCCGGCCGCGAACAGCGCCTGGCAGCACGCCTCCACCAACCGGCTGGCGACCCCCTTGCCCTGCGCCGACGGAGCCAGCGCGATCCACTCCAGATAG
- a CDS encoding TetR/AcrR family transcriptional regulator: MARAGLTTERVVQAAAELADEVGFGNLTVSALARRFGVKDASLYSHVRNLRDLRTQVAVLAAREKTDRIADAVAGRAGRDALAAFAHAYRQYALEHPGRYAATQSPLDPDAVADSTGHRRAVEISYAVLRGYGLAEPDATDAVRLLRSTLHGYISLETNGGFAHTRDPAATWERVIDALHTALQHWPS; this comes from the coding sequence ATGGCGCGAGCCGGCCTGACGACCGAACGGGTGGTGCAGGCGGCCGCGGAACTGGCCGACGAGGTCGGATTCGGCAACCTCACCGTCTCCGCGCTCGCCCGCCGCTTCGGTGTCAAGGACGCCAGCTTGTACTCACACGTGCGCAACCTGCGCGACCTGCGCACCCAGGTCGCGGTGCTGGCCGCGCGCGAGAAGACCGACCGCATCGCCGACGCCGTCGCGGGCCGCGCGGGACGCGACGCCCTGGCCGCCTTCGCCCACGCCTACCGCCAGTACGCGCTGGAACACCCCGGCCGCTACGCGGCGACCCAGAGCCCGCTGGACCCCGACGCCGTCGCCGACTCCACCGGTCACCGGCGAGCCGTGGAGATCTCCTACGCCGTGCTGCGCGGCTACGGACTCGCCGAACCCGACGCGACCGACGCGGTGCGGCTGCTGCGCAGCACCCTGCACGGCTACATCAGCCTGGAAACCAACGGCGGCTTCGCCCACACCCGCGATCCCGCCGCCACATGGGAACGCGTCATCGACGCCCTGCACACCGCCCTGCAACACTGGCCTTCCTGA
- a CDS encoding VOC family protein codes for MVRLGFAVIGVRDLARAVEFWTSALGLVAGEEWAGENWRTLEYADGSGRALALMRSESPAEARPRIHLDLVVDTTEEQEAEVQRLVALGASRVDWDLYPPNPDFVVLADPDGNVFCVVDLSRAPSG; via the coding sequence ATGGTGAGGCTTGGGTTCGCCGTGATCGGGGTGCGTGACCTCGCCCGCGCTGTGGAGTTCTGGACTTCGGCGTTGGGTCTGGTGGCCGGCGAGGAGTGGGCCGGTGAGAACTGGCGGACGCTGGAGTACGCCGACGGGTCGGGGCGGGCGTTGGCGTTGATGCGCAGCGAGTCGCCGGCCGAGGCGCGTCCGCGCATCCACCTCGACTTGGTGGTCGACACCACCGAGGAGCAGGAGGCCGAGGTGCAGCGGCTGGTGGCGCTCGGGGCGAGCCGGGTCGACTGGGACCTCTACCCGCCGAACCCGGATTTCGTCGTGCTCGCCGACCCGGACGGCAACGTGTTCTGCGTCGTCGACCTGAGCCGCGCGCCTTCGGGCTGA
- a CDS encoding IS630 family transposase has translation MGRRGPRLPDLALTDAERETLQRWARRPKTAQALALRARIVLACAEGVSNMDVSRQLQISPPTVTKWRRRFVADRLEGLSDEPRPGAPRTITDQQVETVIAKTLEEAPPNEDSHWSTRSMANAVGMSQTAISRIWRAFELKPHLVQTWKLSTDPLFVEKVRDVVGLYLDPPENALVLCVDEKSQIQALDRTAPILPVMPTTPARMTHDYVRHGTTSLFAALDVATGSIISQHYRRHRHQEFLKFLKTIDKNTPAELDLHLICDNYATHKTPVIKKWLLRHPRFHVHFTPTSASWLNLVERWFAELTNRKLRRSAHRSVTELEADVRAWIESWNADPTPFVWTKTADEIFQTLAAYCQRINDSRH, from the coding sequence ATGGGTCGTAGAGGTCCGCGTTTGCCCGATTTGGCGTTGACGGACGCTGAACGGGAGACGCTTCAGAGGTGGGCGCGTCGCCCGAAAACCGCGCAGGCGTTGGCGTTGCGGGCACGGATCGTGCTCGCCTGCGCCGAGGGAGTGTCCAACATGGACGTCTCGCGGCAGTTGCAGATTTCCCCTCCGACGGTGACGAAGTGGCGCCGCCGCTTTGTCGCTGATCGCCTGGAGGGATTGTCGGACGAGCCCCGGCCGGGTGCCCCGCGCACGATCACTGACCAACAGGTCGAAACCGTGATCGCCAAGACACTGGAGGAGGCGCCGCCGAACGAGGACTCGCATTGGTCGACTCGTTCGATGGCGAACGCGGTCGGGATGTCGCAGACGGCGATTTCCCGGATCTGGCGGGCTTTTGAGCTCAAGCCGCACCTGGTGCAGACCTGGAAGCTCAGCACCGATCCGCTGTTCGTGGAAAAGGTCCGAGACGTCGTCGGCCTCTACCTGGACCCACCGGAAAACGCCCTGGTCCTCTGCGTCGATGAGAAATCCCAGATACAGGCTCTGGATCGCACCGCGCCGATCCTGCCGGTCATGCCCACCACCCCGGCGCGCATGACCCACGACTATGTCCGGCACGGCACCACCAGCCTGTTCGCCGCCCTGGACGTGGCCACCGGATCCATCATCAGCCAGCACTACCGGCGGCACCGCCATCAGGAGTTCCTGAAATTCCTGAAGACCATCGACAAGAACACTCCCGCCGAACTGGACTTGCACCTGATCTGTGATAACTACGCGACGCACAAGACACCCGTGATCAAGAAATGGTTGTTGCGCCACCCGCGCTTCCACGTGCACTTCACCCCCACGAGCGCCTCCTGGCTCAACCTCGTCGAACGGTGGTTCGCCGAGCTGACCAACCGCAAACTCCGCCGATCCGCCCACCGCAGCGTCACCGAACTCGAAGCAGACGTCCGCGCCTGGATCGAATCCTGGAACGCCGACCCCACACCCTTCGTCTGGACCAAGACCGCCGACGAAATCTTCCAAACCCTCGCAGCCTACTGCCAACGAATTAACGACTCACGACACTAG
- a CDS encoding DUF4158 domain-containing protein: MSTRFFSDAEIKRLRSWPEELGRNELIRYFTLGSDDREWLSTAARGAGNRMGQALQLCALPWLGFVPDEVADAPVAAVSRVAMQLGTPMSELVGYGAREQTRTEHLRLVAVRLGWLHRGRGGVEGPGGVPAGAGGRA; encoded by the coding sequence GTGTCGACGAGGTTTTTCTCCGATGCGGAGATCAAGCGGCTGCGGTCGTGGCCGGAGGAGTTGGGGCGTAACGAGCTGATCCGCTACTTCACGCTCGGCTCCGACGATCGGGAGTGGCTGTCCACGGCGGCGCGTGGTGCGGGCAACCGGATGGGTCAGGCGCTTCAGCTGTGCGCGCTGCCGTGGCTGGGGTTCGTGCCCGACGAGGTCGCGGACGCGCCGGTGGCGGCGGTGTCGCGGGTGGCGATGCAGCTGGGGACGCCGATGTCGGAGCTGGTCGGGTACGGGGCACGGGAGCAGACCCGTACCGAGCATCTGCGCCTGGTCGCGGTCCGGTTGGGGTGGCTGCACCGCGGACGCGGCGGAGTGGAAGGACCTGGAGGAGTTCCTGCTGGCGCGGGCGGTCGAGCATGA